One window from the genome of Marinobacter sp. es.048 encodes:
- the truB gene encoding tRNA pseudouridine(55) synthase TruB, whose amino-acid sequence MSRRRKGRDVNGILVIDKPIGVTSNGILQQVKRLFGAAKAGHTGALDPLATGVLPLCFGEATKFSQMMLDSDKAYIATARLGIQTETGDSEGAVVAEKPVPTGLTSDVLEPVLDGFRGDIQQVPSMYSALKHKGRPLYEYAREGIEVERPARPVTIYELTLLDIREHELDIAVSCTKGTYIRSLVEDIGEALGCGAHVTALRRTMASGFTLADAHAVSDLEAMRERDESLDGLLVAPDAALSMFPEHRLAGHALVSILNGQPVRIPGQSYEGFVRLYANESANESFVGLAEAFPEGEQTNLVPRRLVKSSGKR is encoded by the coding sequence TTGAGCCGCAGACGCAAAGGCCGTGACGTTAACGGTATTCTTGTTATCGACAAGCCGATAGGTGTCACCTCCAACGGTATCCTGCAGCAGGTCAAGCGCCTGTTCGGGGCTGCCAAGGCGGGCCATACCGGTGCTCTTGATCCCCTGGCCACGGGCGTGTTGCCGCTGTGCTTCGGAGAGGCCACCAAGTTCTCCCAGATGATGCTCGACAGCGACAAAGCCTATATTGCTACCGCCCGGCTCGGAATTCAGACCGAAACCGGCGACAGCGAAGGCGCAGTCGTTGCCGAGAAACCGGTGCCCACGGGTTTGACTTCGGATGTACTTGAGCCGGTTCTGGACGGTTTTCGGGGTGATATCCAGCAGGTTCCTTCCATGTACTCGGCGCTCAAGCACAAGGGGCGTCCGCTCTACGAATACGCCCGAGAAGGGATCGAGGTAGAGCGTCCGGCAAGGCCGGTGACCATCTACGAACTGACGCTTCTGGATATTCGCGAGCATGAACTGGATATTGCGGTCAGCTGCACCAAGGGTACGTACATTCGCTCACTGGTTGAGGATATTGGCGAAGCCCTGGGTTGCGGTGCCCACGTTACTGCATTGCGCCGTACCATGGCCTCGGGTTTCACCCTGGCCGATGCCCACGCAGTGAGTGATCTCGAGGCGATGCGGGAACGGGATGAGAGCCTTGATGGCCTCCTTGTCGCGCCGGATGCGGCGCTGTCCATGTTCCCCGAGCATCGTCTGGCGGGGCACGCGCTGGTATCGATCTTGAACGGACAACCGGTTAGAATACCGGGTCAGTCCTATGAAGGCTTTGTGCGTCTCTATGCGAACGAGAGCGCAAACGAAAGCTTCGTGGGGCTGGCAGAAGCATTCCCGGAAGGCGAGCAGACCAATCTGGTCCCACGCCGACTGGTGAAGAGCAGCGGAAAGCGTTAG
- the rpsO gene encoding 30S ribosomal protein S15: protein MALSANEKAQIVQDFQQADGDTGSPEVQVALLSANINKLQDHFKANKQDHHSRRGLIRMVNQRRKLLDYLKRKNADRYLELIQRLGLRR, encoded by the coding sequence ATGGCACTTTCTGCCAACGAGAAAGCACAGATCGTTCAGGATTTTCAGCAAGCTGATGGCGATACCGGTTCCCCTGAAGTTCAGGTGGCACTGCTGAGCGCGAACATCAACAAGCTGCAGGATCACTTCAAGGCCAACAAGCAGGATCACCATTCCCGCCGCGGCCTGATCCGGATGGTTAACCAGCGTCGTAAGCTGCTGGACTACCTCAAGCGCAAGAACGCCGACCGTTACCTGGAACTCATCCAGCGTCTGGGTCTGCGTCGCTAA